AAGGCTTGATTCAGGCTGTCGGCGGCGACAATAAAGATGACTATAAAGGCGGTATGTGTATGGCTTGCTTCGACAACGACTACCCTACACGCACCGACTTTAATGGTGAAGAGAAGTACGGCTGTACTAGTTAATATTCTAACGAAACGACAGATCGCTATTTTCTCTAAAAACGACGGTCGTTTAAAGCTAACGAAACACCATATCGCTATTTGGGCTAAAACCAGTCTTTAAGTCATTATTTCTGCTAAATAGCGATCCCCAGTTTCGTTACAATTCTCAGATGCCCTTATTGGCGTAAATAGCGATACCAGGTTTCGTTAGAAATCGAGCAGGTCATATGTGATGATCCATGTGATTAATGATGTGAAATATCATAAGTTCGAGTTCAAAAAGTACGGTTTTCAGCACCGAGAAGGTTGAATGAAGCTAGGGCGTGAGGAGCGGAGCGTACGTAGTTTGTACGTGAGCACCGGAAGGCCCGGCTGAATTCAAGATTCGATGTCGAATAAGCATTCAATGTTACTTCGTGTTAGATATAGAATTTATAAGTTATCAGCGTAGCTGATGAAATTCTATATCGCAAGAAAACCAACCTTTGATTCGCGGTCGCTCATCCTTGAATGGCCTCGTTAGAGGTTTTCTTATCAAAAGCGGACTTTTTGAACTACCTATAAGTTCGAGTTCAAAAAGTACGGTTTTCAGCACCGAGAAGGTTGAATGAAGCTAGGGAGTGAGGAGCGGAGCGTACGTAGTTGGTACGTGAGCACCGGAAGGCCCAGGTGAATTCAAGATTCGATGTCGAATAAGCTCTCAGTGTTACTACGTGATCAAAAGCGGACTTTTTGAACTACCTATAATCTACGTTAAGGAGAGTGTCCTGTCGTGTCAGAAGCATATAAGAACGCCGGGGTGGACATCGCGGCTGGCAATGAAGCGGTAGAACGGATGAAGAAGCACGTCAAACGGACGTTCCGTCCGGAGGTCATGACCGACCTGGGTGGGTTCGGTGCTTTATTCGGCTTGAACAAGGATAAGTATGAGGAGCCGGTGCTTGTATCGGGAACCGATGGCGTGGGAACGAAGTTGAAAATTGCCTTTGCGATGGACAAGCATGACACGATCGGTATCGATGCGGTGGCGATGTGCGTGAATGACATCGTTGTTCAAGGGGCGGAGCCGTTGTTTTTCCTCGATTATCTAGCCTGTGATAAGGTGGTTCCGGCCAGGATCGAAGCGATCGTTGCTGGAATTGCTGAAGGATGCCATGAATCCGGCTGTGCGCTGATCGGCGGAGAAACAGCCGAGATGCCAGGTATGTATGCAGAGGGTGAATATGATATCGCTGGTTTCACGGTAGGTGTTGTGGATAAGAGTAAGATTGTGAACGGTAGTCAGATTGCTTCTGGTGATGTCGTGATTGGTCTTGCTTCCAGCGGAGTTCATAGCAATGGCTTCTCGTTGGTACGCAAGCTGCTGTTGGAAGATGGGGGTTATAGCCTGCAGGATGAAGTGGCGGAGCTTGGCGGTGCGAAGCTAGGTGATGTGCTGCTAACGCCAACGAAACTGTATGTGAAGCCCGTCCTTGCTTTGCTAGAGAAGGTTCAGGTGAAGGGTATGGCTCATATTACCGGCGGCGGCTTTATCGAGAATATTCCGCGCGTATTGCCGGAAGGGGTTAATGTCGAGGTCGATTACGGCTCATGGCCGATTCAACCAATATTCTCCTTGCTTCAGCGGCAAGGCAATGTCAGCAATCGCGATATGTTCACGACATTTAATATGGGAATCGGCCTAGTGATTGTTGTGGTAGAAGATCAGGCGGAGGCTGCTCTTGCTGCACTTCGTAGTGCTGGAGAGAACCCGTATGCGATTGGGCGAGTGACTGAAGGTGACCGGGAAGTGACCTTTAAAGGAGTGGAAGTCTAATGGCTTCGACTTTCCGGATTGCCGTATTTGCTTCAGGGCAGGGAAGCAACTTCCAAACGCTGGTAGAGGCGACGCAGAACGGGAGGATTGACGCTGAGATCGTACTGCTGGTTTGTGACAAGGCAAAGGCGCCGGTTGTCGAACGAGCCAATAAGGCTGGCATTGACAGCTATGTGTTTGATCCGAAGGCTTATGCGAAGCGTGAAGATTATGAACTGGAAATCGCTGCTGAATTGGAGCGCAAGCAGGTCGATTTGGTGGTTCTTGCTGGTTATATGCGTCTACTGACGCCGGTATTGGTTGATCGATATACAGGGAGAATGATCAATATTCATCCATCGCTGTTGCCGGCTTTTCCAGGTAAGGATGCTATCGGACAAGCCTGGGAGTATGGTGTCAAAACGACCGGAATTACCGTCCATCTTGTAGATGGAGGCATGGATACTGGTGCTGTCATTGCCCAGAAAGCGGTTGAGATCAGGAACGAGGATAGCCTGGAATCTCTGGAAGAGAAAATTCACGCGGCTGAAAAGGAGTTGTACCCGGAGGTCGTCTCGTGGTTCGCAAAAGAACTGATTCATGTCGAAGGCCGTAAGGTTTCGGTTATGCAATAATAATTTGTTGTCATACAGAGGTCAACAGATCCATTAGAGCAGCAGGGCATCAATGCAATTTCGATATTTCCCGAGAAATATCGTGTCTATATTTCGCCATTAAAGAGGAGGAAGCAATTCGTGGGTATCAAAAGAGCGTTGGTAAGTGTGTCGGATAAGACAGGCATCGTAGATTTTTGCCGGGAGCTGTCTCAGCTCGGCGTAGAGATTATTTCGACAGGAGGAACGAAGAGTCTGTTGTCGAAGGAAGGGGTTCCTGTTATCGGCATTTCTGATGTTACAGGCTTCCCGGAAATTTTGGACGGGCGAGTTAAGACGCTGCATCCGACCGTTCACAGCGGCTTGTTGGCGATTCGGGACAGTGCAGAGCATCAGGCGCAAATGAAGGAGTTGGGACTCGACTATATCGATCTGGTCGTTGTAAATCTGTATCCGTTCCAGGAGACGATTGCTAAGCCTGGTGTTGCATATGAGGAAGCGATCGAGAATATCGATATCGGCGGTCCAACCATGCTGCGTTCTGCGGCCAAGAACCACGCCTTCGTCAGCGTTGTTGTTGATGCGAACGATTATAGCCAAGTGTTGGATGAGATTCGTGATGGCGGAGACACAACGCTTGAAACCCGTAAACAGCTCGCGGCAAAAGTATTCCGTCATACCGCAGCCTATGATGCTCTTATTTCCGACTATTTGTCCAACAAGCTAGGTGAACCGCTTCCGGAACGTCTTACCGTTACCTATGAGAAGATTCAGGACCTTCGTTATGGCGAAAATCCACATCAAAAAGCCGCTTTCTACCGTAAGCCGCTGGCTGCTGTCGATTCATTGACGAATGCGGAGCAACTGCACGGCAAGGAATTGTCCTATAACAATATCAATGATGCCAATGCTGCGCTGCAGATCGTAAAAGAATTCACGGAACCGGCTGTCGTAGCGGTGAAGCATATGAATCCTTGCGGCGTAGGGATCGGAGAGAGCATTTACGAAGCTTACCGTAAGGCTTATGATGCTGACCCAGTTTCTATCTTCGGTGGTATTGTGGCAGCAAATCGCATTATCGATGAAGATACAGCTAACTTGCTCAAGGATATTTTCCTGGAGATCGTCCTTGCACCAGGGTTTACAGATGAAGCGCTCGCCTTACTGACACAGAAGAAGAATATTCGCCTTCTGAAGATCAGCGGTCTGGAACTGGCAGCGGATCGTAAGAGCCAATACGTGGTTACTTCCATCGACGGCGGCATGATCGTGCAAGAGAGCGATATTCACTCTTTGACTGAGGCTGACTTGCAGGTTGTAACGGATCGTAAACCAACTGAGGAAGAGTTGAAGCAATTGCTGTTCGGCTGGAAGGTTGTTAAGCATGTTAAATCTAATGCGATTGTTCTGGCGAAGGACGACATGACAGTTGGCGTTGGTGCTGGACAAATGAATCGCGTAGGTTCTGCCAGAATTGCAATCGAGCAAGCGGGTGAGAAATCGAAGGGCAGCGTGCTTGCTTCCGATGCATTCTTCCCGTTGGGAGACACCTTGGAGGAAGCTGCCAAGGCCGGCATTACGGCGGTGATTCAACCAGGCGGATCGATCCGTGATGAGGAGTCGATTAAGGTAGCGAATGAGTATGGAATCGCTATGGTATTTACTGGAGTGAGACATTTTAAACACTAAGAGACCTGAAGACGGCAGACCGCTGCGGCGGCCTGTCGTTTTTTGCAAAAGGCCCAAATATAGACATTTGAACAGAACGGCTTGGGCCACAGTTGCAGTAGCGATTAAACAAATAAAAGGAGGAACCCGAATGGATATTCTAGTGATCGGCGGCGGTGGTCGTGAGCATGCGATTTGCTGGGCGTTGGCCAAGAGTCCTAAGGCAGACAAGATCTATTGCGCTCCGGGGAACGCTGGGATCGGACAAATTGCTGAGCTTGTGTCGATTCAGGTAGGAGAGTTTGAGCGCCTGGTCGCTTTTGCTGAGGAGATGAAGGTTGGCCTTGTCGTGGTCGGGCCCGATGACCCGTTGGCGGACGGGATTGTGGATGCATTCGAAGCGAAGCATATCCCAGTATTTGGACCACGCAAGAACGCGGCGCATATTGAAGGCAGCAAGACTTTCATGAAGGATTTGCTCCATAAATATAACATCCCCACTGCAGCCTATGAGAAATTCGACAACTATGAAGCGGCCTTGAGTTATTTGCATAGTCAGCCTGTGCCGATCGTCATCAAGGCGGACGGTCTGGCGGCGGGCAAAGGAGTAACCGTAGCCTTTACTCGTGAGGAAGCAGAGGACGCGTTACAGAGCATTATGGTCGATAAGGTGTTCGGCGAATCAGGCAGCCAAGTCGTCATTGAAGAGTTCCTGGCAGGTCAGGAAATGTCGATTCTCTCTTTTGTCGATGATGAGGTTGTACGTCCTATGGCGGCAGCGCAGGATCATAAGCAGGTCTATGACAATGACAAAGGCCCAAATACCGGCGGGATGGGCACGTATTCTCCGCTACCGCATATCGCAGACCGTATCATTGAAGAAGCGGTTGAGACGATCATTAAGCCTACAGCTAAAGCGATGGTAGCGGAAGGACGCCCGTTCCGTGGCATATTGTTCGCTGGTCTCATGATCACGCCGGATGGAAAGCCGAAGACGATTGAATTCAACGCGCGGTTCGGTGATCCCGAGACCCAGGTCGTTCTGCCTCGCTTGAAGAGCGATTTGCTGGAAATTTTCCTTGCTGCGGTGAATGGTACGCTGGATCAAGTGGAGATTGAATGGAGCGATGAGGCCGCAGTCTGTGTCGTGCTGGCTTCCGGTGGCTATCCTGCTTCCTATCCGAAGGGCCTGCCGATCCACGGTTTACAGGATGTTGAGCAGGAGCAGTCTCTAGTGTTCCACGCCGGAACAGCAAAAAATGCTGAAGGAGAATGGGTCACGAATGGCGGTCGCGTGCTTGGAGTCGTTGGATTAGGTAAGGATATTGCCGATGCTCGTGATAAGGCTTATGCTACTGCCAATCAGATTTCATTTGAAGGTAAGCATAACCGTAGCGATATTGCCATGAAGGCATTGCGATAAGAGATTTTAAAGTAGCTAATTGGAATAGATGATCTATAACCCGAAAGACGAACACTTAAAGAATAGTGGCCTCTTTCGGGTTTTTGTATTTAAATCTTTGGATGAAAATAAATATAATAACAATTGTGCCATGCATAGGAGTAGGTGATGTATTGAAATATGATTCCTACCATGTTTCTAATTATGGGGGTATAATGTTGGGAGCTGCGTATTTGCTGATCGGGCAGCGTTTTTTTGAAAAAAAGGGACTGGTTATAGCATGATAGAAATACGTACTTAATACTTGCATATGTTCATTGGTTATTTGAAATTCGGTGGGAAGAGGAGGAGCAAATATGAAGAGATGGAAAGTAGGCATTCTGCTGTTTGACGATGTGGAAGTGCTTGATTTTGCCGGGCCGTTTGAGGTGTTTGCTGTGACAACGGCAAAGCAGGATGATGGGGAGCTATACAGTCCTTTTGAAGTAACGACTATTTCAGAGGATGGTCAGATGATTACGGCCCGGAACGGTTTGAAGGTGCAGCCGGATTACAGCTTCGGAACAGCACCTGCCTATGATTTGTTGGTCATTCCAGGGGGCATGGGCACAAGAGGGCTCGTGCACAATAAAGTGGTTGTAGCTTGGATCGCCGAGCGGTTTGCAGAAGTGCAGTGGATGACCTCGGTCTGCACCGGGGCCTTCTTGCTCGCGGAAGCGGACTTGCTTGAGGGCAAGCGTGCTACGACGCATTGGGCGAGCATTGAAAGAATGCGCGATACTTACCCTACGGTCATAGTAGAGGAAGATGTCAAATTTGTCGATGAAGACCGAATTGTAACCTCGGCTGGAATATCAGCCGGAATTAACATGGCATTTCATATGGTTAGTCGTCTACTTGGTAAAGAGGTAGCAATGGAAACGGCACGGACGATGGAGTACGATATTGATCTGAATAGAGAATAATGACTAACCGCAAAAGTGACTCCCGAGTCCTTATTAAGGATTTAGGGATGTGCACTTTTTTAAAGATATCTCTTTGAGGCGTTGTAAGCAATTCATAATTCAATTTGCCTGTACATCTATGCAGTGATATATTCTCAGAATCCAATATCGCTTCTGGTAGGGATAATTCTCGTGCCTTTGACAAATGTTAAAGCAGAAAGTTCTACATTATTCCAACATTGTCGGGAGGCGACCTAACGGATGAGTAAAGAGAAAAAGGATATGCTTCCGGTATCGCGCGAGCAAGTGGAAGTTGAGGGTGTCTATACGGATGAACTTGGCCGTGAGGAGTACCTGCACAAGGGGGAGCAATTCCCTGCCGATCTGGTCCATGGGACGGTAGAATGGAAGCTGACTGAACTGGCCCAGATCAAGCATGCTGAAGGGCGGACAGACCCTGAGTCGGATACAGAGGAAGATTAGTTCAAAGAGGTTGTTCAAAAAGTCCGCTCCACTCCTCATGCCCTAGCTTTATTCAACCTTCTCGGTGCTGAAAAGCGCCCTTTTTGAACGCGCACTAAAAGCAGAAATGAGTCGAACGTCCCCGAGTTCATTTTTCGGAAGGGCGTTCGATTTGTTTTCACTACGAATGGATGAATTCAGTGCGGATGTTCCGTATAATGGATAACTGAGGAGAGGTATTAATCGGGAGGACAAGCGATGAGCGTTACGACAGGGATTCATCATATTACAGCTATTGTGGGGGATGTTCAGGAGAGCGTTGATTTCTACGCCGGTGTTCTAGGTCTAAGGCTCGTGAAGAGAACAGTTAATTATGAGGCCCCGGATCTATATCATCTATATTTTGGCAATGAGAATGGAGACCCTGGAACGATTATGTCTTTCTATCCGCTGGAGAGTGACCATCAGGGTATTCTTGGCGGTGGTCAGGTTGGCGTCATCGTGCTTGCGGTTCCACCGGGAAGCATGTTCTATTGGCGGCAGCGGTTGAAGGACTTTGGGATTACATATATGGATCTGGCTCGTTTTGAGGAGGAATACGTCCGGTTCGCCGATCCGTCCGGCCTACTGATCGATCTGGTTGAGAGCCGGGAAGGGCCGTTCAGCCTTTGGCAATTTGGTGGCATCCCGGAAGGCTATGCAATTAAGGGGCTGGCGGGTGCTTTATTATTCAGCTGCAACAGTGCGAAGACGGCGGAGGTCCTTCAGGAGGTTCTGGGCCTGGATTACATCGGCGAGGAGGAAGGACTGCTGCGTTTCAAGGCGGCCGATAGCCTTGGCAATGTGATCGATTTAAATTTGGAAAACTTACCAAGAGGCTGTAGCGGTGCTGGGACCGTTCACCATATGGCCTGGCGGACGAAGGACAAAGAAGAGCAGATGAAGTACCATGAACTGCTTGAAGTAAGCGGCATGGAACCGACGCCGGTCGTCGATCGCCAATATTATAAGTCCTTATTCTTCCGTGAGCCGGGGGGGATTCTGTTCCAGGTAGCTACGGATGGGCCAGGGTTTGATAATGACGAGCCTCCGGAATCCCTGGGTAATGAGCTAATGCTGCCGGATATGTATGAGGATCAGCGCGAGAGGATAGCGAAGCGCCTGAAGCCGTTCCAGGTCAGAGCAGTAAAGCCAGCGGGGAAATAGTGCTTGATCGATAAGCCGTTCGGGTGTAACTTTATAAAAACAATAAAAACGATCGAAGTAAAGTGAGGAGAAGAGGATGAACCAAACGGAACGGCAACCAGTTGGGATGGAGGATATCGTACGCGCTCATCATGTGTTGAAAGAGGTTGTAAAACGTACACCGTTGCAATTAGATGCGGCGCTGTCTGCCAAATATGAGTGCAATGTCTACTTAAAACGTGAGGATTTACAGGTTGTCCGCTCCTTTAAAATCCGCGGGGCTTACAATATGATCCGTAGTCTGAGCCAGGAGGAGTTGGCTAAAGGGATCGTATGTGCCAGTGCAGGCAATCATGCGCAGGGAGTCGCCTTCTCATGCAATGCGCTGGGAATCCAGGGTAAAATATATATGCCAAGCACGACGCCAAATCAAAAAGTGAAGCAAGTGAAGCGCTTTGGCGGTTCTGCGGTAGAAATCGTACTGACTGGTGACACCTATGATGATGCATATGAAGAAGCGATGAAGGCGTGCCGGGAAGGCGGGATGACGTTCATTCATCCTTTTGATGACCCGAAGATTGTAGCCGGCAACGGAACGATCGGAATGGAAATCATGGAGGGCCTTGACGCGCCGGCGGATTATATCTTCGTCACGATTGGTGGCGGAGGGCTGGTCTCCGGAGTGGGTACGTATATCAAGACCGTCAGTCCGGTGACGAAGGTGATCGGTGTAGAACCAGCCGGGGCTGCATCGATGTCAGAGGCGCTGAAGCAGCAGCAGGTCGTAACTCTGGAGGCGATTGATAAGTTCGTCGACGGGGCCGCTGTGAAGCGGGTCGGGGATTTGAACTACGCCATTTGTGCAGAGCTTCTTGATGATATTGTTAAAGTCCCTGAAGGCAAGGCTTGTACGACCATTCTCGAGCTATATAATGACAGTGCGATTGTGGTAGAGCCGGCCGGAGCTTTGCCTGTATCGGCACTTGATATGTACCGGGATCAAATCCGCGGCAAGACGGTAGTCTGCATCATTAGTGGCGGCAACAACGACATCGACCGGATGCAGGAGATGAAGGAGCGTTCGCTCATTTATGAAGGCTTGAAGCATTACTTCCTGATCAATTTCCCACAACGCGCCGGAGCGCTGCGTGAGTTCCTAGAGGACGTGCTTGGACCGAATGACGATATCGCCCGGTTTGAATATACGAAGAAGCATAACAAGGAGAATGGCCCGGCCTTGGTTGGAATCGAGCTAAGCGACCAGGCGGATTATGGGCCGTTGATCGAACGGATGCAGTCGAAGAATATTGCCTATACCGAGCTGAATCGCGACTTGAATTTGTTTAACCTGCTGATTTGAGCGGACGATGAGGAATCCCTCTGCGGATAAGAGTGGACGAATATAGTAATATTACAGAAAATTGAACAGCGATGCATACTTGAGCAGTCTGCGGCATTTCATGCCTTGGGCTGCTCTTTTTCTATGTCCATACGAGTCTTAAGGGTAAATAGGTGCGGGAATTGGGTAGGGCAGAGAAATGGGCAAATAAGCTATTATAATTTAAAACAACAGCCACATTAGAGCACAAGAGGAGGAATGTCTGGTGTCTTATATAGTGAATCCGATCTTGAGGGGATTTAATCCCGATCCGTCGGTCATCCGGGTTGGCGTGGATTATTACATTGCAACCTCAACGTTCGAATGGTTCCCGGGCGTACAGATTCATCATTCCCGGGATTTGCAGAACTGGAGGCTAATCGGTCATCCGTTAAATCGAACGAGCCAATTGAATATGACGGGAAATCCGGACTCAGGTGGCGTCTGGGCGCCTTGCCTTAGCTACCATGAAGGAACATATTATCTTATTTATACTGATGTTAAGAGTCATATGGGGCCGTTCAAGGACACGCATAATTATATGGTTACCGCGAGTGATATACGAGGTCCATGGAGTGAACCGATTTATCTGAACAGCAGTGGCTTCGACCCTTCGATGTTTCATGAAGAGGACGGAACCAAGTGGATTATTAATATGGTATGGGATCATCGTAAGGGGAAAAATCATTTCGGTGGCATCGTCATTCAGCAATATTCGGAGACAGAGAAGTGCCTTGTCGGTCCAATCCATAACATCTTCAGGGGGACTCCGCTCGGTTTGACCGAGGGTCCTCATATTTATAAAGCTAATGGCTATTATCACCTGATGACGGCGGAAGGGGGAACGAGATATGGACATGCCATTACGATGGCACGCTCGACTTCGCTCCTTGGTCCCTATGAGGCTGATCCAGCGGGACCTATGCTAACCTCAGCTGACCGTCCTAAGGCAGACCTGCAGCGTGCAGGCCATGGCTGTCTGGTGGAGACACAATCCAGAGAACTGTATCTTGTTCATCTGTGCGGGCGTCCGTTGAAGCCGTCGATGTGCTGTACATTGGGCAGGGAGACAGCGATTCAGAGATGTATATGGAACGAAGCGGGCTGGTTAACCCTGGCCTCGGGAGAACATGAGCCTGAAGTGAAGGTAAAGGCCCCGTCTTTACCGGAATATAAATTTGAGCTTGAGCCGGAGATAGAGCATTTTGATGGTGATCAGATCAGCATTCATTTCAATAGTTTGCGCGAGCCATTGGCTGAAGATTGGGCGTCTCTTAGTGAACGTCCTGGATTTCTGCGTCTAAGAGGGCGGGAATCACTGTCTTCCCATCATCGACAGAGCTTGATCGCTTGCCGCCAGCAGTCATTCCTGGTTGAAGCCGAGACGGTTGTTGAATTTGCGCCAGATAGCTATCAGCAACTGGCTGGACTGATCTATTACTATAATTCGAGGAACTATTATTATCTGTGGATCAGTTGGGATGAGGAGCTCGGGAAATGTGTGGGGATTATGTCCAGCGACCGCGGGTTATATAATGAGCCGTTGAAATCGCCAGTGTCTATCGAAGGTTGGGAACGCTGTTATTTAAAAGCGATGATCCGCAGGGAAAGGCTGCAGTTCCTCTATTCCCAGGATGGGCAGGAATGGCTGCCAATTGGCGAGGAACTAGATGCGACGAAGCTCTCGGATGAGAATGCAGAATTGATTAGAGACGGAGTTGCTCTTGACCAAGGCTTTACTGGGGCATTTCTCGGTATGTGTGCTCAAGATTTAAGCGGCCGTAGGCTGCATGCGGATTTTGATTATTTTACGTACCGTGAGCTGGACGAATAAAATAACAGAGGAGAGTTGAGAACGATGTCTATGATACCTGGAGTAATGGAAGCAGCTGTCTTGAATAAACCGATGGATATTGAATTGAAACAAGTACCTGTGCCTGGCATTAAGGAAGATGAGGCGCTCATTCGGGTGCATTGTATCGGTGTCTGCGGCTCGGATGTTCACTATTATGAGCACGGCAGAATCGGTCGTTATGTGGTGGAGAAGCCGATCATTCTAGGCCATGAGCTGGCCGGGGAAGTCGTACAGGTGGGAGCAGGAGTGACGAATGTATCTGTCGGCGATCGCGTTGCGGTAGAGCCTGGCGTAGCCTGCGGACGCTGTGAATACTGCAAGTCAGGCCGTTACAATCTATGCCCGGATGTGGTGTTCATGGCCACTCCGCCGGTGGATGGAGCGTGGGCCGAATATGTCGCGGTGCGCAGCGATTTCCTGTTTCAGCTTCCAGACGGGATAAGCTTCGAGCAAGGAGCCTTGCTGGAGCCGTTGTCGGTAGGCATGCATGCCATGATCCGCGGTAGAGTCAACCCCTCTGACCGCTTGCTAGTTACAGGGCTTGGCCCCATCGGCTTACTGGCGATCCAGGCGGCTAAAATATACGGAGTCACCGAAATTTATGCGACAGACATTGTGCCGTTCCGTCAAGACCTCGCGATAGAAATGGGGGCCACTGCGGTGATCAATCCAGCGAAGGAAGATCTGAAGGAACGGATTGCAGAATTAACCTCAGGGCGAGGAGTAACCGTGATCGTGGAGTCATCGGGGAATGGCCGGGCGATTCCCGATGCGCTGACTACTGTAAATCGCGGCGGCCGGGTTGTCCTGGTCGGGATGCCTGCGGCTAAGGAGATCCCGGTGGATATTA
The window above is part of the Paenibacillus lutimineralis genome. Proteins encoded here:
- the purM gene encoding phosphoribosylformylglycinamidine cyclo-ligase, which produces MSEAYKNAGVDIAAGNEAVERMKKHVKRTFRPEVMTDLGGFGALFGLNKDKYEEPVLVSGTDGVGTKLKIAFAMDKHDTIGIDAVAMCVNDIVVQGAEPLFFLDYLACDKVVPARIEAIVAGIAEGCHESGCALIGGETAEMPGMYAEGEYDIAGFTVGVVDKSKIVNGSQIASGDVVIGLASSGVHSNGFSLVRKLLLEDGGYSLQDEVAELGGAKLGDVLLTPTKLYVKPVLALLEKVQVKGMAHITGGGFIENIPRVLPEGVNVEVDYGSWPIQPIFSLLQRQGNVSNRDMFTTFNMGIGLVIVVVEDQAEAALAALRSAGENPYAIGRVTEGDREVTFKGVEV
- the purN gene encoding phosphoribosylglycinamide formyltransferase; the protein is MASTFRIAVFASGQGSNFQTLVEATQNGRIDAEIVLLVCDKAKAPVVERANKAGIDSYVFDPKAYAKREDYELEIAAELERKQVDLVVLAGYMRLLTPVLVDRYTGRMINIHPSLLPAFPGKDAIGQAWEYGVKTTGITVHLVDGGMDTGAVIAQKAVEIRNEDSLESLEEKIHAAEKELYPEVVSWFAKELIHVEGRKVSVMQ
- the purH gene encoding bifunctional phosphoribosylaminoimidazolecarboxamide formyltransferase/IMP cyclohydrolase, which codes for MGIKRALVSVSDKTGIVDFCRELSQLGVEIISTGGTKSLLSKEGVPVIGISDVTGFPEILDGRVKTLHPTVHSGLLAIRDSAEHQAQMKELGLDYIDLVVVNLYPFQETIAKPGVAYEEAIENIDIGGPTMLRSAAKNHAFVSVVVDANDYSQVLDEIRDGGDTTLETRKQLAAKVFRHTAAYDALISDYLSNKLGEPLPERLTVTYEKIQDLRYGENPHQKAAFYRKPLAAVDSLTNAEQLHGKELSYNNINDANAALQIVKEFTEPAVVAVKHMNPCGVGIGESIYEAYRKAYDADPVSIFGGIVAANRIIDEDTANLLKDIFLEIVLAPGFTDEALALLTQKKNIRLLKISGLELAADRKSQYVVTSIDGGMIVQESDIHSLTEADLQVVTDRKPTEEELKQLLFGWKVVKHVKSNAIVLAKDDMTVGVGAGQMNRVGSARIAIEQAGEKSKGSVLASDAFFPLGDTLEEAAKAGITAVIQPGGSIRDEESIKVANEYGIAMVFTGVRHFKH
- the purD gene encoding phosphoribosylamine--glycine ligase translates to MDILVIGGGGREHAICWALAKSPKADKIYCAPGNAGIGQIAELVSIQVGEFERLVAFAEEMKVGLVVVGPDDPLADGIVDAFEAKHIPVFGPRKNAAHIEGSKTFMKDLLHKYNIPTAAYEKFDNYEAALSYLHSQPVPIVIKADGLAAGKGVTVAFTREEAEDALQSIMVDKVFGESGSQVVIEEFLAGQEMSILSFVDDEVVRPMAAAQDHKQVYDNDKGPNTGGMGTYSPLPHIADRIIEEAVETIIKPTAKAMVAEGRPFRGILFAGLMITPDGKPKTIEFNARFGDPETQVVLPRLKSDLLEIFLAAVNGTLDQVEIEWSDEAAVCVVLASGGYPASYPKGLPIHGLQDVEQEQSLVFHAGTAKNAEGEWVTNGGRVLGVVGLGKDIADARDKAYATANQISFEGKHNRSDIAMKALR
- a CDS encoding DJ-1/PfpI family protein is translated as MKRWKVGILLFDDVEVLDFAGPFEVFAVTTAKQDDGELYSPFEVTTISEDGQMITARNGLKVQPDYSFGTAPAYDLLVIPGGMGTRGLVHNKVVVAWIAERFAEVQWMTSVCTGAFLLAEADLLEGKRATTHWASIERMRDTYPTVIVEEDVKFVDEDRIVTSAGISAGINMAFHMVSRLLGKEVAMETARTMEYDIDLNRE
- a CDS encoding VOC family protein; the protein is MSVTTGIHHITAIVGDVQESVDFYAGVLGLRLVKRTVNYEAPDLYHLYFGNENGDPGTIMSFYPLESDHQGILGGGQVGVIVLAVPPGSMFYWRQRLKDFGITYMDLARFEEEYVRFADPSGLLIDLVESREGPFSLWQFGGIPEGYAIKGLAGALLFSCNSAKTAEVLQEVLGLDYIGEEEGLLRFKAADSLGNVIDLNLENLPRGCSGAGTVHHMAWRTKDKEEQMKYHELLEVSGMEPTPVVDRQYYKSLFFREPGGILFQVATDGPGFDNDEPPESLGNELMLPDMYEDQRERIAKRLKPFQVRAVKPAGK
- the ilvA gene encoding threonine ammonia-lyase IlvA; amino-acid sequence: MNQTERQPVGMEDIVRAHHVLKEVVKRTPLQLDAALSAKYECNVYLKREDLQVVRSFKIRGAYNMIRSLSQEELAKGIVCASAGNHAQGVAFSCNALGIQGKIYMPSTTPNQKVKQVKRFGGSAVEIVLTGDTYDDAYEEAMKACREGGMTFIHPFDDPKIVAGNGTIGMEIMEGLDAPADYIFVTIGGGGLVSGVGTYIKTVSPVTKVIGVEPAGAASMSEALKQQQVVTLEAIDKFVDGAAVKRVGDLNYAICAELLDDIVKVPEGKACTTILELYNDSAIVVEPAGALPVSALDMYRDQIRGKTVVCIISGGNNDIDRMQEMKERSLIYEGLKHYFLINFPQRAGALREFLEDVLGPNDDIARFEYTKKHNKENGPALVGIELSDQADYGPLIERMQSKNIAYTELNRDLNLFNLLI
- a CDS encoding glycoside hydrolase family 43 protein: MSYIVNPILRGFNPDPSVIRVGVDYYIATSTFEWFPGVQIHHSRDLQNWRLIGHPLNRTSQLNMTGNPDSGGVWAPCLSYHEGTYYLIYTDVKSHMGPFKDTHNYMVTASDIRGPWSEPIYLNSSGFDPSMFHEEDGTKWIINMVWDHRKGKNHFGGIVIQQYSETEKCLVGPIHNIFRGTPLGLTEGPHIYKANGYYHLMTAEGGTRYGHAITMARSTSLLGPYEADPAGPMLTSADRPKADLQRAGHGCLVETQSRELYLVHLCGRPLKPSMCCTLGRETAIQRCIWNEAGWLTLASGEHEPEVKVKAPSLPEYKFELEPEIEHFDGDQISIHFNSLREPLAEDWASLSERPGFLRLRGRESLSSHHRQSLIACRQQSFLVEAETVVEFAPDSYQQLAGLIYYYNSRNYYYLWISWDEELGKCVGIMSSDRGLYNEPLKSPVSIEGWERCYLKAMIRRERLQFLYSQDGQEWLPIGEELDATKLSDENAELIRDGVALDQGFTGAFLGMCAQDLSGRRLHADFDYFTYRELDE